One Misgurnus anguillicaudatus chromosome 19, ASM2758022v2, whole genome shotgun sequence genomic region harbors:
- the prr15la gene encoding proline-rich protein 15-like protein A isoform X2, whose protein sequence is MATAEPAPSWWKLTFTRKKKSEPKVLYEIPAEHDSNAGEPPGTTDPAADSQFNARLERIVDKTATKGRHVKVSHSGRFKEKKRIRSTLAENPELFPETTSESNKTDK, encoded by the coding sequence ATGGCTACCGCAGAGCCTGCCCCATCCTGGTGGAAGCTGACCTTTACGCGTAAAAAGAAATCAGAGCCAAAGGTGTTGTATGAAATCCCAGCGGAACACGACAGCAATGCCGGAGAGCCACCCGGCACAACCGATCCAGCTGCTGACAGCCAGTTCAACGCCCGCTTAGAGCGCATCGTGGACAAGACGGCAACGAAGGGCCGCCACGTCAAAGTGTCACATTCGGGGCGTTTTAAAGAGAAGAAGAGGATCCGATCTACGCTAGCTGAGAACCCAGAGCTTTTTCCTGAGACTACGAGTGAGAGTAATAAAACTGATAAATAA
- the prr15la gene encoding proline-rich protein 15-like protein A isoform X1, giving the protein MDSCCPEWFDSVIIFMATAEPAPSWWKLTFTRKKKSEPKVLYEIPAEHDSNAGEPPGTTDPAADSQFNARLERIVDKTATKGRHVKVSHSGRFKEKKRIRSTLAENPELFPETTSESNKTDK; this is encoded by the coding sequence AGTGGTTCGATTCTGTTATCATCTTCATGGCTACCGCAGAGCCTGCCCCATCCTGGTGGAAGCTGACCTTTACGCGTAAAAAGAAATCAGAGCCAAAGGTGTTGTATGAAATCCCAGCGGAACACGACAGCAATGCCGGAGAGCCACCCGGCACAACCGATCCAGCTGCTGACAGCCAGTTCAACGCCCGCTTAGAGCGCATCGTGGACAAGACGGCAACGAAGGGCCGCCACGTCAAAGTGTCACATTCGGGGCGTTTTAAAGAGAAGAAGAGGATCCGATCTACGCTAGCTGAGAACCCAGAGCTTTTTCCTGAGACTACGAGTGAGAGTAATAAAACTGATAAATAA